A window from Culex pipiens pallens isolate TS chromosome 3, TS_CPP_V2, whole genome shotgun sequence encodes these proteins:
- the LOC120425132 gene encoding rutC family protein UK114-like — MSKVIRKIVTCSKCPKPLAPYSQAIVADRTVYCSGMIGIELNEPKLVPGGAAAQAATALKHLTNLLREANSGIDKVVKTTVLLADMQDYAAVNEEYKKVFGSNFPARTCYAVTKLPLGAAVEIEAIAIVGDVEHVRSVELGLKL; from the exons ATGTCGAAAGTTATTCGAAAGATCGTGACGTGCAGCAAGTGCCCTAAACCTTTGGCCCCTTACAG CCAAGCCATCGTCGCCGACCGGACCGTGTACTGCTCGGGGATGATTGGCATTGAGCTGAACGAGCCAAAACTGGTTCCGGGAGGAGCGGCTGCCCAGGCGGCCACGGCCCTCAAAcacctcaccaatctgcttcGGGAGGCCAACTCGGGCATTGATAAGGTCGTCAAGACAACGGTGCTGCTGGCTGATATGCAAGACTACGCGGCCGTcaatgaagagtacaaaaaaG TTTTTGGTAGCAACTTCCCGGCCAGAACTTGCTACGCAGTGACGAAGCTGCCTCTTGGGGCTGCCGTCGAAATCGAAGCCATTGCCATTGTTGGAGACGTGGAGCACGTAAGATCGGTTGAGCTCGGTTTGAAACTGTGA
- the LOC120425128 gene encoding ciliogenesis-associated TTC17-interacting protein-like: MHSKVLPHFFRTCSNLRFCRELNFGEDEEGEYFDDDDDPDLTPAERRRRNRVHHFTFKLNSIELSIIEEKTDEDSNRQSPEEAFLQSKISVQKDKPEAPSPPLRLEDRKDPEGQAAPAGESVDSEGNIINESEGAGHVEEENSSEKSLKGFEDVERMLEKMPSTARLNRMLTRFYSFDQPRDREDDEGSDENDSEFPRRKISLREFKAKMSSMTALDGFDDSGSEEEGPGEGDEPDEADDGEDGDVDAAIDELLAESIPNGEEVEEVNGKD; encoded by the exons ATGCATAGCAAAGTCCTACCACACTTTTTCAGAACTTGTTCGAATCTTCGCTTCTGCCGGG AACTAAACTTCGGCGAAGATGAAGAGGGTGAATActtcgacgacgatgacgacccGGACCTAACCCCGGCGGAACGACGCCGACGAAACCGGGTTCATCACTTCACATTCAAGCTCAACTCAATCGAGCTCAGTATTATTGAGGAAAAAACGGACGAAGACAGCAACCGTCAATCACCGGAAGAGGCGTTTTTGCAGAGTAAGATTTCGGTTCAAAAAGACAAACCCGAAGCCCCGTCGCCTCCTCTGAGGTTGGAGGACCGAAAGGATCCCGAGGGACAGGCCGCCCCGGCAGGTGAGTCTGTCGATTCGGAAGGCAACATCATCAACGAAAGTGAAGGTGCAGGCCACGTTGAAGAGGAAAATTCGAGCGAGAAAAGTCTGAAAGGATTCGAAGATGTGGAAAGGATGCTGGAGAAGATGCCTTCGACGGCGCGGTTGAACCGAATGCTGACGAGGTTTTACTCGTTTGACCAACCCCGGGACCGGGAAGATGACGAGGGCAGTGACGAGAACGATTCCGAGTTTCCGAGGAGGAAAATAAGTCTGAGGGAATTTAAGGCAAAGATGTCATCGATGACTGCGCTGGATGGGTTTGATGATTCGGGAAGCGAGGAGGAAGGGCCAGGCGAAGGGGATGAGCCGGATGAAGCAGATGATGGAGAAGATGGTGATGTGGATGCAGCCATCGATGAGTTACTGGCAGAGTCGATACCCAATGGTGAGGAAGTTGAAGAAGTGAATGGTAAAGATTAG
- the LOC120425134 gene encoding uncharacterized protein LOC120425134 isoform X2 has protein sequence MASNALLGKLILALTLSVFAYYFFWVGVLPFMVIDSSDASWIHSLFPDRKFAFLVPAVFGVCFIGGLSVFTLYHLRSVKQN, from the exons ATGGCCTCGAATGCGCTGCTGGGCAAGCTGATTTTGGCGCTCACGTTGTCCGTCTTTGCGTACTACTTCTTCTGGGTTGGCGTACTGCCGTTCATGGTGATTGACTCTAGCGACG CCAGCTGGATTCATTCGCTGTTCCCGGATAGGAAGTTTGCATTTTTGGTTCCGGCAGTGTTCGGCGTGTGCTTCATCGGAGGACTGTCGGTATTCACGCTGTATCACTTGAGGAGCGTCAAGCAGAACTGA
- the LOC120425134 gene encoding nicotinamide riboside kinase 1-like isoform X1 → METWLVIGISGVTNGGKTTLAKSLLSYFSDNLNKIIFKENITLNKVTMLSQDDYFLPVDSPKHKVVEKLNHINWEIPSSIDMDKMCHDIMKILGHKFILYNCHQLSKSEGDNNIAEQVEPDSAADEDNIFADHFLSNYLNRYDEACAATAGNQRTSNLIKKSKNESFQNMNIKLNVLLIEGFLIFNHPFTLDLCNIKFHLHLPYEKCYARRIERTYDPPDVVGYFEMCVWPLYEKHFKEFKDQPDIFMLNGEIAKENIFNYVLNCVKNLL, encoded by the coding sequence ATGGAGACGTGGCTGGTGATCGGAATCTCCGGCGTTACCAACGGCGGTAAAACCACGCTGGCCAAATCGCTGCTCAGCTACTTCAGCGACAACCTGAACAAGATCATCTTCAAGGAGAACATTACCCTGAACAAGGTAACGATGCTGTCCCAAGACGATTACTTCCTGCCGGTGGACAGCCCCAAGCACAAAGTGGTCGAGAAGCTGAACCACATCAACTGGGAGATTCCGTCGTCGATCGACATGGACAAGATGTGCCACGACATCATGAAGATCCTCGGCCACAAGTTCATCCTGTACAACTGCCACCAGCTGAGTAAGAGTGAGGGAGACAACAACATTGCCGAACAGGTCGAACCCGATTCCGCGGCCGACGAGGACAACATCTTCGCGGATCATTTCCTCAGCAATTACCTGAACCGATACGACGAGGCGTGCGCGGCCACTGCCGGAAACCAAAGAACCTCTAACCTCATCAAAAAGTCCAAAAATGAATCATTCCAAAACATGAACATCAAGCTGAACGTGCTGCTGATCGAAGGCTTCCTCATCTTCAACCATCCGTTCACGTTGGATCTGTGCAACATCAAGTTCCACCTTCATTTGCCGTACGAAAAGTGTTACGCAAGGCGGATTGAACGGACGTACGATCCACCGGACGTGGTGGGCTACTTTGAGATGTGCGTTTGGCCGCTGTACGAGAAGCACTTCAAGGAGTTCAAGGACCAGCCGGACATTTTCATGCTCAACGGAGAGATTGCCAAGGAGAACATCTTCAACTACGTGCTGAACTGCGTCAAGAATTTGCTGTGA